One genomic region from Nitrospira sp. encodes:
- a CDS encoding glycosyltransferase family 9 protein has protein sequence MSMNVLIVRPDGIGDVLLSLPVATQLRRLVPGVTIGFLTSPTVAPLLDRHPDVDYVRTIRFMDPFKELRRAFTQGVEAAIFLKPFRRLMWAAWVTAVPIRVATRYRWYSLLANRHVYEHRSEFSKHESEYNVEMLKGLGLRPQPVIPPVLTLTEAERDAGAARWSRLPSPRVVVHPGGVSARRWRLDHYRDLVVALTEKGYGVLLTGSDQERAEFGKGPLPFTTFSSGVVDLMGTLSLRELMSVIANAHVVVSGATGPAHLAAALGVPAVTLFDPRRNNLPVRWKPLGTGVLLRPDVPTCEKCIGEVCPYWDCLDRFTVAKVTSAITKVSEAPSALTVIHM, from the coding sequence ATGTCGATGAATGTCCTCATCGTTCGCCCGGACGGTATCGGTGACGTCCTGCTCTCGCTTCCCGTGGCGACCCAACTCAGGCGGCTTGTGCCGGGGGTCACGATCGGTTTTCTCACCAGTCCTACGGTCGCGCCGCTCCTCGATCGCCATCCCGATGTGGACTATGTGCGAACGATTCGCTTCATGGACCCATTCAAAGAACTCCGTCGCGCCTTTACACAAGGAGTTGAGGCGGCGATTTTTCTGAAGCCCTTTCGTCGTCTGATGTGGGCCGCATGGGTGACTGCTGTCCCAATTCGAGTTGCGACGAGGTACCGTTGGTATAGCCTATTGGCCAACCGCCATGTTTACGAACATCGCAGCGAATTTTCGAAGCATGAGTCGGAATACAACGTTGAAATGCTGAAAGGGTTGGGATTGCGCCCCCAGCCTGTAATCCCGCCCGTACTCACCTTGACGGAAGCGGAACGGGACGCCGGTGCAGCTCGGTGGTCGCGACTGCCGAGTCCTCGCGTCGTGGTCCACCCGGGAGGAGTTTCTGCGCGCCGCTGGCGGCTGGACCATTACCGTGACCTGGTCGTTGCATTGACGGAAAAAGGGTATGGTGTCCTGCTCACAGGAAGCGATCAGGAGCGAGCGGAGTTCGGCAAAGGTCCGCTGCCGTTTACGACGTTTTCCTCAGGGGTAGTGGATCTTATGGGTACTCTGTCGTTGCGGGAGCTGATGTCGGTGATCGCCAATGCTCATGTCGTCGTCTCAGGAGCGACAGGACCGGCTCATCTGGCGGCAGCCCTAGGTGTCCCCGCCGTCACCTTGTTTGACCCGCGACGAAACAACTTGCCTGTGAGATGGAAACCTCTTGGGACGGGAGTCTTGCTGCGACCGGATGTTCCCACTTGCGAAAAATGTATCGGGGAGGTCTGCCCCTACTGGGATTGTCTTGATCGATTCACTGTTGCAAAGGTCACGTCCGCGATCACCAAGGTCTCAGAGGCCCCGTCAGCGCTTACCGTGATTCATATGTAA
- a CDS encoding class I SAM-dependent methyltransferase has product MNSHTRNAPELSSWEEAVLRLRHQPDQLALVRACFYDDPLLEAAQRYHLSTEWRAVCLYLPKERGHALDLGAGRGIASYALARDGWRVTAVEPDPSAVVGAEAIRKLAKETGLPIEVVTQYGEALPFPDHCFDLVHCRAVLHHAHNLSALCQEVSRVLRPGGRSIATREHVISRKADLPAFLESHPLHRLYGGEHAYLLSEYQAAIQAAGLKMTHVLNPYASDINLFPDSRAELKRRIAERLYLPSTALVPGFMIDWLGKRLDQPGRHFSFIAEKPSDA; this is encoded by the coding sequence GTGAACTCACACACGCGGAACGCGCCTGAATTGTCATCGTGGGAAGAGGCCGTGCTCCGGCTTCGTCACCAACCCGATCAGCTGGCACTTGTGCGGGCGTGCTTCTACGACGATCCACTGCTGGAAGCGGCACAACGCTACCATTTAAGTACGGAGTGGCGAGCAGTGTGTCTCTATCTTCCAAAGGAGCGGGGTCACGCGCTCGACCTCGGCGCCGGCCGAGGCATCGCTTCCTACGCATTGGCACGCGACGGATGGCGAGTAACCGCGGTGGAACCTGATCCGAGCGCTGTTGTCGGAGCTGAGGCCATCAGAAAATTGGCTAAGGAGACAGGTCTTCCTATCGAAGTGGTAACTCAGTATGGCGAAGCGCTTCCGTTCCCAGATCACTGCTTCGATCTCGTTCATTGTCGCGCCGTGCTCCATCATGCGCACAATCTTTCTGCACTGTGCCAAGAAGTCAGTCGGGTGCTCAGACCAGGGGGAAGATCCATTGCCACGAGAGAACATGTGATTTCCCGGAAAGCTGATCTCCCCGCATTTCTTGAGTCTCATCCCCTCCATCGCTTGTACGGCGGCGAGCACGCCTATCTCCTCAGCGAATATCAGGCTGCGATCCAAGCCGCAGGTCTCAAGATGACTCACGTGTTGAATCCCTACGCGTCCGATATCAATTTGTTTCCCGATTCACGGGCTGAATTGAAGCGGCGAATTGCGGAGCGACTGTATTTGCCCTCGACGGCACTAGTCCCCGGATTCATGATCGACTGGCTTGGGAAGCGCCTCGACCAGCCGGGCCGTCACTTTTCATTCATAGCCGAGAAGCCGTCGGATGCCTAG
- a CDS encoding glycosyltransferase family 2 protein, with protein MNQFPRLAVTVVTPNLNLGPYLSQTVESVLRNLSSGDEYFIIDGGSKDGSVDIIKRYESWLTGWVSEPDQGYADALAKGFARATGDVLCWINSGDLLLPGAVDEARQALTDTGADMIFGDDFYVDEEGHVICFSRGYVKALQNAMLYGGWTPLQDACFWRRELYERVGGMNPAVRYAADFDLFLRMALHGTCRYVPLTFSAFRRHAGQKSISGSDVYRREREDLRRAVLDGLPGSKLGRSFRCAWYEAAIRWRVHVSQRRWRRDDLVGQPVEALPCLQYWPLEAGPNRPWQKKITRCADL; from the coding sequence ATGAACCAGTTCCCCCGGTTGGCCGTCACGGTGGTGACACCGAATCTCAACCTCGGCCCATATCTGTCCCAAACCGTGGAGTCGGTCTTGCGCAATCTCTCATCCGGTGACGAATACTTCATCATCGACGGCGGCTCGAAGGATGGGAGCGTCGATATCATTAAGCGGTATGAATCATGGCTGACCGGTTGGGTCAGCGAGCCGGATCAAGGCTATGCGGACGCATTGGCGAAGGGGTTCGCCCGGGCGACAGGCGACGTTCTGTGTTGGATCAATTCCGGTGATCTGTTGTTGCCGGGAGCTGTGGACGAAGCTCGACAAGCGTTGACTGACACCGGAGCCGATATGATTTTTGGGGATGATTTCTACGTCGATGAAGAAGGGCACGTGATTTGTTTCAGCAGGGGATATGTAAAAGCTCTTCAAAATGCCATGTTATACGGAGGATGGACGCCGCTCCAAGATGCGTGTTTTTGGCGGCGAGAGTTGTATGAGCGCGTCGGTGGGATGAATCCCGCTGTTCGGTATGCGGCGGACTTCGATCTGTTTCTTCGAATGGCGCTTCATGGAACATGCCGATATGTTCCTCTGACCTTCAGCGCGTTTCGCCGTCATGCCGGCCAGAAATCGATCTCCGGGTCTGATGTCTATCGGAGGGAACGGGAGGATCTCCGTCGCGCGGTGCTTGATGGATTGCCAGGGTCCAAATTGGGAAGATCTTTTCGTTGTGCTTGGTACGAGGCCGCGATCCGGTGGCGAGTGCATGTCTCCCAGCGACGTTGGCGGCGAGATGATCTTGTTGGACAGCCCGTTGAGGCGTTGCCGTGCCTCCAATATTGGCCGTTGGAAGCCGGCCCGAACCGACCCTGGCAAAAGAAAATAACGCGCTGCGCCGACTTATGA
- a CDS encoding nucleotidyltransferase domain-containing protein, with product MGDLKEAFAAVVDRTVSAARSFYGDRLISVVLYGSVARGTMRHDSDVDLLIVADALPNGRLNRVREFETVEESLKEAFRRAAACGVHTSLSPVFKTAHEVQAGSPLFLDMVEDALVLYDRSGFFANELTRLRSKLTQLGAKRVWKGNAWYWDLKPDYRPGEVFEL from the coding sequence GTGGGTGATCTAAAAGAAGCATTCGCCGCTGTAGTGGACCGGACGGTTTCTGCCGCTCGATCCTTTTACGGTGATCGGCTCATCTCGGTCGTGCTCTATGGATCGGTGGCACGCGGCACGATGCGGCATGACTCCGACGTGGATCTGTTGATCGTGGCGGATGCTCTTCCCAACGGCCGATTGAATCGGGTTCGCGAATTCGAGACTGTTGAAGAATCGTTGAAGGAGGCTTTCAGGAGAGCAGCGGCCTGTGGCGTTCATACCTCCCTGTCACCCGTCTTCAAAACCGCTCACGAAGTTCAGGCTGGGAGTCCGCTATTTCTGGATATGGTTGAAGATGCCCTGGTGCTCTACGATCGAAGCGGATTTTTTGCGAACGAACTTACTCGTCTCCGGAGCAAGCTCACTCAACTCGGCGCCAAACGGGTCTGGAAGGGCAATGCCTGGTATTGGGATCTCAAGCCGGACTATCGTCCCGGTGAGGTGTTCGAGCTGTGA
- a CDS encoding flippase, with translation MINREIIGGRCLIQQGLKQKDFLDSQRLQDRGRLWATERMDSWWVRLLPTVLRRRFEGRIAAQRVMTNAFWLSSDHVYRLSISVVVNVWMARYLGPQQFGQLSFATAFAALFSGLSTLGLDNVIVRDLARAPHTKELTLGSAWLIKFVGSGAAFILAITVISWIRPDDPLSFWLVFLFASVFMFQSVDVIDMWFRSSLKSRLSVLPKMIAITAGALGKSGLILAGAPLIAFAWMGPAEAVVGSVALLGVFMWLGGELKAWRVHFGRVRTLLKDSFPLALSAMVIILYMRIDQVLLGEMLNDEAVGMYTVATKISEVFYFIPSAFVMSLVPALVQARESDGANYLARVEEMFSIVAIGAILIAVPISVFANPLIQFVFGPNFASAAPVLQIHIWALVFASLGVASGQYLLLEGLNSILLQRTALGAAVNIMLNVLWIPRYGIVGAAWASLIAYGIATCFLFQNVVSRRCLNLMVRSLFYPRMLAVLWR, from the coding sequence ATGATCAACCGGGAAATAATAGGAGGCCGGTGCCTGATCCAACAGGGTCTCAAGCAAAAGGATTTTCTGGACTCTCAGCGGCTGCAAGATCGCGGGCGTCTCTGGGCAACTGAACGTATGGATTCGTGGTGGGTGAGGCTATTGCCGACGGTGTTGCGGCGTCGTTTCGAGGGCCGGATCGCTGCTCAGAGAGTGATGACGAACGCCTTTTGGCTGTCGTCCGATCATGTTTATCGATTGAGTATCAGTGTAGTTGTGAACGTGTGGATGGCACGGTATCTTGGCCCGCAACAATTCGGGCAACTCAGTTTTGCGACGGCGTTTGCCGCACTGTTTTCGGGACTGTCCACGCTGGGACTTGATAACGTGATAGTCCGTGATCTTGCACGGGCGCCTCATACCAAGGAACTCACATTAGGCAGTGCGTGGCTGATCAAATTTGTAGGGTCAGGTGCAGCCTTCATTCTGGCTATAACGGTGATTTCGTGGATCAGGCCTGATGATCCGCTTAGCTTTTGGCTGGTGTTTCTGTTTGCTAGCGTGTTTATGTTTCAAAGTGTGGATGTTATCGACATGTGGTTTCGCTCGTCACTCAAGTCGAGGCTCTCTGTTCTTCCTAAGATGATTGCAATCACCGCAGGGGCTTTGGGGAAGTCCGGCCTCATACTCGCTGGAGCCCCACTGATCGCATTCGCATGGATGGGGCCTGCCGAAGCCGTGGTGGGGAGCGTCGCTCTTCTCGGCGTATTTATGTGGTTGGGGGGAGAGCTCAAAGCGTGGCGGGTCCATTTCGGACGAGTTCGTACGTTGCTGAAGGATTCCTTCCCGCTGGCGTTGTCCGCGATGGTGATTATTCTGTATATGCGGATCGATCAAGTTCTGCTCGGCGAAATGTTGAATGACGAAGCAGTCGGCATGTACACCGTTGCGACCAAAATCTCAGAGGTGTTTTATTTCATTCCGAGTGCGTTTGTGATGTCGTTGGTGCCGGCTCTGGTGCAGGCAAGGGAATCGGATGGCGCGAATTATCTCGCGCGAGTGGAGGAGATGTTCTCAATAGTGGCTATCGGTGCGATTCTCATTGCTGTACCCATATCAGTTTTCGCCAATCCGCTGATACAGTTTGTCTTCGGGCCGAACTTCGCTTCGGCTGCTCCGGTCTTGCAGATTCATATCTGGGCATTGGTATTTGCGTCGTTGGGGGTTGCCAGCGGTCAATACCTCCTCCTTGAGGGCCTCAACAGTATTTTGTTGCAGAGGACGGCGTTGGGTGCGGCCGTCAATATTATGTTAAATGTTCTCTGGATACCCCGGTACGGAATTGTCGGGGCTGCGTGGGCTTCTTTGATCGCATATGGGATAGCCACTTGCTTCCTGTTCCAAAATGTCGTGTCGCGTAGATGTCTCAATTTGATGGTCAGGAGTCTGTTTTATCCAAGAATGCTCGCAGTGCTATGGCGCTGA
- a CDS encoding DUF268 domain-containing protein: protein MRWGAAFFGPHFFTSLGALPRYLVEWNIYNKKAATQLISFRDSYPCLADRVVATPFDPHYFFQAAWLARRLHEKKPSLHVDVGSSVMMMNVLSAGAKTVFVDYRPLRVQLSNFLPLGGDIIRLPFHTGSITSLSCLHVLEHVGLGRYGDPINPAGSLLAAAELQRVLEPGGTLFLSVPLGRERVCFNAHRVFSSSTVSGFFRELQLEAFSLVDDAGQFNEGVPSEAAADLDYGCGLFEFVKVRE from the coding sequence GTGCGGTGGGGTGCAGCGTTTTTTGGCCCCCACTTCTTTACCAGCCTTGGAGCATTGCCTCGCTATCTCGTGGAATGGAACATCTATAATAAGAAGGCCGCCACACAACTGATTTCCTTCCGAGATTCGTACCCATGCCTTGCTGATCGTGTCGTGGCCACGCCGTTTGATCCGCACTATTTCTTTCAGGCCGCGTGGCTCGCGCGGCGATTGCATGAGAAGAAGCCCTCGCTCCATGTCGATGTCGGTTCAAGTGTCATGATGATGAACGTGTTGAGTGCCGGTGCGAAGACGGTTTTTGTTGACTATCGGCCTCTTCGAGTCCAGCTCTCAAACTTCCTTCCGCTCGGTGGGGATATTATTCGGTTACCCTTCCACACCGGAAGCATCACGTCATTGTCGTGCCTCCATGTCCTCGAACATGTCGGACTTGGTCGGTATGGGGACCCCATCAATCCGGCTGGGAGCCTTCTGGCTGCTGCAGAGCTACAGCGTGTTTTGGAGCCTGGCGGAACGTTGTTTCTATCGGTGCCGCTCGGACGTGAGCGGGTTTGTTTCAACGCGCATCGAGTATTCTCGTCTAGCACGGTCAGCGGGTTCTTCCGGGAGCTCCAGCTCGAAGCTTTTTCGCTTGTTGACGATGCCGGACAGTTCAACGAGGGGGTTCCATCGGAAGCTGCCGCCGATCTCGACTATGGGTGCGGACTTTTTGAGTTTGTGAAGGTACGTGAGTAA
- a CDS encoding NAD-dependent epimerase/dehydratase family protein, whose product MPSKVLITGAAGFIGRHVARRFSEAGWSVTGLGHGTWSFEEARSWGIGEWHAADISFDALSALVAAPDALVHCAGSGTVGYSLSHPYQDFQRSAGTVAAVLEYVRLRAPLARLVLLSSAAVYGQGGTQAIREDGPLNPVSPYGVHKMFGETLCRMYGAQYGVSSAVVRFFSVYGDNLRKQLLWDACNKAASGALTFAGSGEETRDWLHVIDAAELLFTAVEYASSLSPVVNGGTGDSPTIAEVLEVLLYGLGIREKPIFSGMARQGDPLHYRADVDAARRWGWRSKVGWRDGVQAYAQWFKARGL is encoded by the coding sequence ATGCCTAGCAAGGTTCTCATCACGGGTGCGGCGGGATTCATTGGTCGGCATGTCGCCAGGCGGTTTTCAGAAGCCGGATGGTCCGTCACAGGATTGGGCCATGGCACATGGTCTTTCGAGGAAGCCCGGTCATGGGGTATAGGGGAGTGGCATGCAGCCGACATCTCGTTCGATGCGCTCTCGGCGTTGGTAGCGGCGCCCGACGCCCTCGTCCATTGCGCTGGCAGCGGGACCGTCGGGTATTCGTTGAGCCATCCGTATCAAGATTTTCAACGGAGTGCGGGCACTGTGGCGGCTGTCTTGGAATACGTGAGACTGCGCGCACCGCTTGCGCGGCTCGTGCTACTGTCAAGCGCAGCAGTTTACGGGCAAGGAGGAACACAGGCCATTCGAGAAGATGGTCCATTAAATCCAGTGTCCCCATACGGTGTCCACAAAATGTTCGGGGAAACGTTGTGCCGGATGTATGGAGCGCAATATGGAGTCTCTTCTGCGGTCGTACGATTCTTCTCCGTGTATGGGGACAACTTACGGAAGCAGTTGTTGTGGGACGCGTGCAACAAAGCCGCGAGTGGTGCTCTGACTTTTGCCGGGTCGGGCGAGGAGACACGCGACTGGCTTCACGTCATAGATGCGGCTGAGTTACTGTTCACTGCGGTCGAGTATGCATCATCGCTTTCTCCGGTGGTCAACGGAGGCACGGGCGATTCCCCAACGATCGCCGAGGTGTTGGAAGTGCTGCTGTATGGTCTTGGTATCCGTGAGAAACCGATCTTTTCCGGAATGGCTCGACAGGGAGATCCGCTCCACTATCGGGCTGATGTGGACGCGGCACGGCGGTGGGGTTGGCGTTCGAAGGTCGGCTGGCGGGACGGCGTGCAAGCGTACGCCCAATGGTTCAAGGCTCGGGGGTTGTGA
- a CDS encoding glycosyltransferase has protein sequence MVQGSGVVIRVGFILTFDGSTWLGGVSYFRNLLRALRDLPHPRIEPVIFGGERTEESVLAQFPAQTTVRSSFLDAGSSSWNARRIIAKLCGRDLLLESLLRRHGIQALSHQGFFGGLRRIPALGWIPDFQERHLPEFFSSTEIRARVRKRKLFCRVCPVVILSSQDARQDLEALDRRCASKAKVLHFVADAMAPSEEVVFATARRLGVNQPYFHLPNQFWNHKNHVLVVEALRLLQKRGVKARVVATGNTSDHRQPAYFNTLMQRVRDGGVEGCFTMLGTVAYEDLYALMVGSVAVINPSRFEGWSTTVEEAKSLGKMVLLSDLAVHREQAPTRSWYFSPDNAEELAAGIFAALESYDSGVEREAIREAQASLPERRRAFATAYEDIVLEAAV, from the coding sequence ATGGTTCAAGGCTCGGGGGTTGTGATTCGTGTCGGCTTTATCCTGACGTTTGACGGATCAACATGGCTGGGGGGAGTCAGTTACTTCAGAAATCTTCTCCGTGCATTGAGAGACTTGCCGCATCCTCGCATTGAACCGGTCATCTTCGGCGGTGAACGCACGGAGGAGAGCGTGTTGGCGCAGTTTCCTGCTCAAACCACAGTACGCTCATCGTTCCTGGATGCGGGAAGTTCGTCATGGAATGCTCGTCGCATCATCGCCAAGCTGTGCGGAAGAGACCTCTTGTTGGAAAGTCTTCTTCGGCGTCATGGCATCCAGGCGCTCTCCCACCAAGGATTCTTCGGTGGTTTGAGGCGGATTCCGGCGCTCGGCTGGATACCGGATTTTCAGGAGCGACACCTTCCTGAATTTTTCTCCTCAACGGAGATCAGAGCCAGGGTCAGAAAACGCAAACTATTCTGCCGCGTATGTCCTGTCGTGATTCTCTCAAGCCAGGATGCCCGACAAGATCTGGAAGCCCTTGATCGGCGATGTGCCAGCAAGGCAAAGGTCCTTCACTTCGTCGCTGATGCCATGGCTCCTTCCGAGGAGGTGGTATTTGCCACTGCGAGGCGGCTGGGGGTTAACCAGCCCTATTTTCATTTGCCGAACCAGTTCTGGAATCATAAGAATCATGTGCTGGTGGTGGAGGCCCTCCGACTTTTGCAGAAACGAGGTGTGAAGGCGCGAGTGGTCGCCACCGGCAACACCTCCGACCACCGTCAGCCGGCATACTTCAATACGCTCATGCAACGGGTACGCGACGGGGGTGTCGAGGGGTGTTTCACCATGCTGGGTACGGTGGCGTACGAAGATCTGTACGCTCTTATGGTCGGTTCGGTGGCGGTCATCAATCCATCCCGGTTTGAAGGATGGAGCACCACGGTGGAGGAGGCGAAATCGCTCGGTAAGATGGTCCTGTTGTCGGATCTTGCCGTGCATCGGGAACAGGCCCCGACACGAAGCTGGTACTTTTCGCCGGACAACGCCGAAGAACTGGCAGCCGGAATATTTGCGGCGCTGGAGTCATACGATTCCGGCGTTGAGCGCGAGGCGATTCGGGAAGCCCAGGCCTCTTTGCCGGAACGCCGTCGAGCGTTCGCCACAGCCTATGAGGACATCGTCCTAGAGGCTGCAGTATGA
- a CDS encoding methyltransferase domain-containing protein, producing MKFWRAFKGEINRQAYLHTGRRPWSRGYGEHRQREIQRILDHGLFNADRLPQRYGFRLDERVIEYPWLFNRLRADEGVLLDAGSVLNHRFFLERDVFRNKRVFISTLAPEPISFNALGVSYVYEDLRDSGFKNDYFDWTVSLSTLEHVGMDNTMLYTGDASKKEDAPLAYLGAVRELRRILRPGGHLYVSVPFGKAKTHGWFQIFDAPMVDALINEFAPNSFEEFHFRYLPEGWTVSTREQSAGSTYFDIHNTTTYDADFAAASRAVVCLDLLK from the coding sequence ATGAAATTCTGGCGCGCGTTCAAGGGTGAGATTAATCGACAGGCGTATCTACATACCGGTCGTCGACCATGGTCCAGAGGGTATGGTGAACATCGACAAAGGGAGATACAGCGAATACTTGATCATGGACTTTTTAACGCCGACCGACTTCCTCAACGCTACGGCTTCCGACTTGACGAACGGGTGATTGAGTATCCCTGGTTGTTCAACCGTCTTCGTGCTGATGAGGGGGTACTGTTAGATGCGGGATCTGTTCTCAACCATCGCTTCTTTCTAGAACGAGATGTATTCAGGAACAAACGTGTGTTCATTTCTACTCTTGCGCCGGAGCCCATTTCATTTAATGCGTTGGGTGTGTCCTATGTTTACGAGGATCTTCGAGACAGCGGCTTTAAGAACGACTACTTCGATTGGACCGTCAGCCTCTCAACCTTGGAACATGTTGGGATGGACAACACCATGCTTTACACGGGTGATGCCTCAAAAAAAGAGGATGCTCCTCTTGCCTATTTGGGTGCGGTACGAGAACTCAGGCGCATTCTGAGGCCCGGAGGACATTTGTACGTGAGTGTTCCGTTCGGAAAAGCCAAGACTCATGGGTGGTTTCAGATATTCGATGCGCCTATGGTTGATGCACTCATTAACGAGTTTGCTCCCAACTCGTTTGAAGAATTTCACTTCAGATACTTGCCCGAGGGGTGGACGGTGTCGACGCGCGAGCAATCTGCCGGCTCGACCTATTTCGACATTCATAACACCACTACCTATGACGCTGACTTTGCTGCGGCATCCAGGGCGGTCGTCTGTTTAGATCTCCTCAAGTAA
- a CDS encoding acyltransferase — MRSPEHIQIGAFTHVRGELLTFAHGGQITIGNYCYIGEQSRLWSSAHIHIGDRVLIAHLVTILDNLTHPIAARARHDHYRAILEKGHPKVLDLDEQPVEICDDVWIGCSSVILKGVMIGQGAIIGAGSVVTTSIPPWTICAGNPARVIRELTHAERA, encoded by the coding sequence ATGCGTTCCCCCGAACACATACAAATCGGCGCATTCACGCACGTTCGGGGCGAGCTGCTAACCTTTGCTCACGGCGGGCAAATCACGATCGGCAACTACTGCTATATCGGTGAACAGAGCAGGCTATGGTCATCTGCTCACATTCACATCGGCGACCGAGTCCTGATCGCCCATCTTGTCACGATTCTTGATAATCTGACTCATCCAATCGCGGCTCGTGCCCGCCATGATCACTACCGGGCTATCCTCGAAAAGGGACATCCCAAGGTATTGGATCTGGACGAACAACCGGTGGAGATTTGCGACGATGTGTGGATCGGATGTTCATCTGTAATCCTTAAAGGGGTCATGATTGGGCAAGGGGCCATCATAGGAGCGGGTAGTGTCGTGACAACCTCTATTCCTCCCTGGACTATCTGTGCTGGAAATCCGGCACGAGTCATTCGTGAACTCACACACGCGGAACGCGCCTGA
- a CDS encoding HEPN domain-containing protein, whose product MTNESLAKSYLRKASDRLDVLDVLLKKGAYSDVVREAQELVELALKGMLRTIGIEPPKLHDVGGLLLEHRERFPMDVQAQLADLADISKRLRKERELAFYGDIDFIPTEEYSAEDARKARQEAQRVLETAKCAIRM is encoded by the coding sequence GTGACGAATGAATCCTTGGCCAAGAGCTATCTAAGGAAGGCCTCAGATCGTTTGGATGTGCTTGATGTGCTGCTCAAGAAAGGAGCGTATTCAGACGTTGTGCGGGAGGCGCAGGAATTGGTGGAATTGGCGCTGAAGGGCATGCTGAGAACGATCGGCATCGAACCGCCGAAGCTTCATGATGTCGGAGGTTTGCTACTCGAGCATCGAGAACGATTTCCTATGGACGTCCAAGCACAACTGGCGGACCTGGCGGATATTTCAAAGCGGTTGCGTAAAGAACGAGAGCTAGCCTTCTATGGAGATATCGATTTTATTCCCACGGAGGAGTATTCAGCGGAGGACGCGCGGAAAGCTCGGCAAGAAGCGCAACGGGTCCTTGAAACGGCGAAGTGCGCTATTCGCATGTAA
- a CDS encoding winged helix-turn-helix transcriptional regulator produces the protein MLSELERDGAVTQRSLATKLGVALGLTNLYLKRLARKGYIKIATIPSHRVRYVLTPQGLAEKSRLAYLYMEYSLSHYRDMRARLREALSDTAQNGTKRVVIYGIGELAEMAYLSLREMHMTLVGFVDDSRQEAFLSYPVWPPEVLSEWEFDAVFLADFDQAAGHRTTLQQRLVPDSKIIALVPSF, from the coding sequence TTGCTGAGCGAGCTGGAGCGCGATGGTGCGGTCACCCAGCGGTCTCTTGCGACAAAGCTAGGGGTTGCTCTAGGCTTGACGAATCTCTATCTTAAACGGTTGGCGCGGAAGGGCTATATTAAAATAGCCACGATTCCCTCACACCGAGTTCGGTATGTATTGACGCCACAAGGGCTTGCTGAGAAATCCAGGCTGGCCTATCTCTATATGGAGTATTCCCTGTCTCACTACCGCGATATGCGTGCGCGGCTACGAGAAGCGCTGTCCGATACGGCCCAAAACGGAACGAAACGGGTCGTCATTTATGGAATCGGTGAACTGGCGGAGATGGCATATCTGTCGCTCCGAGAAATGCATATGACCTTGGTTGGATTCGTAGATGATAGCCGGCAGGAGGCGTTTTTATCCTATCCGGTCTGGCCGCCTGAGGTGTTGAGCGAATGGGAATTCGATGCAGTGTTCCTGGCGGATTTCGACCAGGCAGCGGGGCACCGTACGACATTGCAACAGCGCCTCGTTCCGGACAGCAAGATCATAGCGCTGGTCCCATCATTCTGA
- a CDS encoding UpxY family transcription antiterminator has protein sequence MNRTNEADHLHWYALRTKSRHEKLVRDQLDKRGIEPLLPTIKRLSQWKDRKKEIEVPLFSGYCFVRFSQLEKTPVQKIVGVVEIVGSGSRPEPIPEQEIDALRRLMMSVLPYDPHPYLHEGMRVEVVRGPLQGVQGILLRKEKRHRLVIGVRVVQQAAVVEIDVNDVVPM, from the coding sequence ATGAACCGAACAAACGAGGCAGACCATCTTCACTGGTACGCACTCCGTACCAAATCACGTCATGAAAAACTGGTACGAGATCAATTAGACAAGCGAGGAATCGAGCCGTTGCTGCCGACGATCAAACGGCTGAGCCAGTGGAAAGACAGGAAAAAGGAAATCGAGGTCCCGCTGTTCTCCGGCTATTGTTTCGTGCGGTTTTCTCAGCTCGAAAAGACGCCGGTGCAAAAGATCGTGGGCGTCGTCGAAATCGTCGGCAGCGGAAGTCGACCCGAACCGATCCCTGAGCAAGAAATCGATGCGCTACGCCGCCTCATGATGAGCGTTCTTCCGTATGATCCACATCCCTATCTCCATGAAGGGATGAGGGTGGAGGTTGTTCGTGGCCCTTTGCAGGGAGTTCAAGGCATTCTGTTACGGAAGGAAAAGCGACATCGACTTGTGATCGGAGTTCGAGTGGTCCAGCAGGCTGCAGTAGTAGAAATCGACGTGAACGATGTCGTACCGATGTGA